The window GACCGCCTGTACCGCCGAAGGCGCGGCCAAGCCCGAGAAGTCCGTGTACAAGGAGGGCACCCTGCGGGTGTTGGCGTCCAGTGAGCTCGCCGACATGGAGGCCGTGCTGAAGGCCGCGAAGGCGGCCACCGGGGTCACCGTCGAGCTGACCGCGTCCGGGACGCTCGACGCGGTCGAGCAGATCGCCTCGGGGAAGGCCGACGGCAAGTACGACGCGATCTGGCTGTCCTCCAACGACTACCTGCGGCTGCGGCCCGAGGCCGCCGGGAAGCTGTCCAGCGAGACCCCGGTGATGTCCTCGCCGGTGGCCATCGGCGTGAAGCCGGAGGCGCTCGCCCGGCTCGGCTGGAAGCCCGGCGAGGTGACCTGGTCGGCGGTGCACGAGGCGGTGGCCGGCGGGAAGCTGACGTACGGGATGACCGACCCGGTGCGCTCCAACTCCGGTTTCTCCGCCCTGGTCTCGGTGGCGTCGGGACTGTCGGGCGCGCAGGCTGCGCTGAGCGACGCCGACGTGAAGACGGCCCGGCCCAAGCTGAAGGAGTTCTTCGCCGGGCAGAAGCTGACCTCGGGGTCATCCGGCTGGCTGGCGACCGCGTACGGCAAGCGCGGGGACGTGGACGCGCTGGTGAACTACGAGTCGGTGCTGCTGTCCATGAACCGGGACGCGAAGGACGCGAAGGACGCGAAGGCCCCGCTGACGGTGATCCGGCCGCGCGACGGCGTGGTCACCGCCGGCTACCCGCTGACCCTGCTGACCTCGGCCCCGGCCGGGGCCCGCGACGCGGGGCGGGCGCTGACGGACTACCTGCGCGGCCCCGAGGCGCAGAAGGCGATCACCGAGCAGACCTTCCGCCGCCCGGTCGCGGCCGGGGTGGCGCCGGCCGCCGGGCTGGACGCGGAAAAGCGGCGCGAGCTGCCGTTCCCCGGCTCGCTCTCGGTCGCCGACGGCCTGCTGGCCTCGTACGAGAACGAGCTGCGCCGGCCCTCGCGCACGGTGTACGTCCTGGACACCTCGGGTTCGATGAGCGAGGAGGACCGCATCGGGCGGCTCAAGTCGGCGCTCACCGATCTGACGGGCACCGGAACGTCGGGGACCGGACAGCGGTTCCGGGACCGCGAGGAGGTGACCCTGCTGCCGTTCGGGTCCAAGGTGAAGAAGGTACGGACGCACATCGTCGAGCCCGGCAACGCGGGGCCGGCCCTGGACGCGATCCGGGGCGACGTGAAGGCGCTGGAGCCGGAGGGGGGCACGGCGGTCTACGGCAGCCTGGAGGCGGCGTACCAGCACCTGGGCAAGGGCGGTGCGGACGCGTTCACCTCGATCGTGCTGATGACGGACGGCGAGAACACCGAGGGC of the Streptomyces sp. NBC_01294 genome contains:
- a CDS encoding substrate-binding and vWA domain-containing protein, producing MAGEAGRGRRRGWIGALIVLVAVTACTAEGAAKPEKSVYKEGTLRVLASSELADMEAVLKAAKAATGVTVELTASGTLDAVEQIASGKADGKYDAIWLSSNDYLRLRPEAAGKLSSETPVMSSPVAIGVKPEALARLGWKPGEVTWSAVHEAVAGGKLTYGMTDPVRSNSGFSALVSVASGLSGAQAALSDADVKTARPKLKEFFAGQKLTSGSSGWLATAYGKRGDVDALVNYESVLLSMNRDAKDAKDAKAPLTVIRPRDGVVTAGYPLTLLTSAPAGARDAGRALTDYLRGPEAQKAITEQTFRRPVAAGVAPAAGLDAEKRRELPFPGSLSVADGLLASYENELRRPSRTVYVLDTSGSMSEEDRIGRLKSALTDLTGTGTSGTGQRFRDREEVTLLPFGSKVKKVRTHIVEPGNAGPALDAIRGDVKALEPEGGTAVYGSLEAAYQHLGKGGADAFTSIVLMTDGENTEGVGAKHFDSFYAALPEAQKQTPVFAVLFGDSDRKELTHITELTGGRLFDATGTGVPPAVAGGGSLAGAFEEIRGYQ